The genomic DNA CCAAATAGAGAAATGGCTGTAGACCTTTTCCAAATGTTGAAGACCACAAATTCAATATCATTGAGATGCATTGTGTGTGGGTAGAAACATCAATAACAGCAGAAGAGCCCAATCTCACCAAATGAAACTAAAATCAGCTGCATGTCTACATAAAactggtttttttttaatgtgggtAACTTAACACCAGGGAGGCAGTTAAGCAGCAACATCATATTTGGCACAAGATACAACAAGTTTTATGGAAGTGTGGTCTCCATTTGGAAAACCACTCACCACCCCTCCATTAGGTTGCATTCCCATCAAAAGCTGCACTGTCAATGCAGGGGCTACACTGCTTTGGAGGAGTTGCTTCAAGAACTAGTAAGAAGGCCTCAAATAGGATGTAGGATGCCTaatcacttttattttctagatgtcattttgaaatataaTGAGAAAGCTATTCTGTTATTACTCCAGCAATCATTTTCTCCTCAATCTAAAACACTGCgaatgtgaagaaaaacagtaaaattgcAGGATGATGCATTGCagcaaaaacttttttttccctttttttagcAACCAGGaggttgttttgttgctgtgtcCACACACCTGCTGTGCCATCGCAGTGGTCTCACTGAGATGACAGGGGAGGCTGCATTTCATGATATAATAAtgccctctttttttttttttttggagtgtACTGTATGGGCTGTATTAGGCCGACATTATTTCTATTTGACAGCAAAGGACAAACTGGTTGTGTAGCTGATAAAGACAAGTgatacagcagaaaaaaagacaaaacgtACCTCATAGGAGTAAGCCACAGCCTCGTCATCTGCTTGCTCCTGCTGAACTATGACCTCAGACTTAAAGCCGCCACGCTCCCCATTGTCATGATCCAGGAAGTTCTCGTAGAAGTCATCCAACTCATCCAGGACTGCGAACACTACCTTGTTTTCCAGGTCTACCTCAGTCTCCTCTGATGCCCTGCCTGCAATGTTTCCTGCTCCAGAGCTACCCTCAGCTACCTCCTGCTCACTAGTTGAGTCATGCAACTCACCATTCAGGCTGTTTAAGCAGTCATCgcttcctccttcctgctcttcACCCGTGTACAAAACCTTCCTGTCTTTGCTACTGCTGCTTTCAGTGAAGCTTACGCTGATTTTAACATCTCTGAGCAGCTTGAGGTCTGGTAGAAACTTGGTGACTGGGGGAGCGTGGCGGGCTGTTCGGGGGCACGGTGGATTGGGGTTGGCCTCGTCTGAGAGGTGGCTACAGAAAGTTACTGAGCCCATGCTGTGGGGCTGCTGTGGCTGGGCTTCCCCGTCCCCTGGGGTGTATGTGTATCCATCACCACCAGAGCTAACGTCCATTACCTCTGCGTCACTGGACGTTTGCaggggaggtggtggaggtgctCTGCCCTCATCTCGGCCAATATCATCAGGTGGCTCCAAGGGGAGAGGGGGTAGAACATCATCTATCTCCATTTTCTCTATATCACGAACTACAACTTACACAGACTGATAATTTATTCTAAAATCTGACCTGTTGAGAGCCTTTCTTCTAATCTAAAACCAGAATGCATGCAGAAGCACATCCCTGTATAGACCACGTACCAGAGGTGAAAATGCTAAGCTGACTACATTGTTCTTTTCATTAATGTAGACAGCTTTCAGAATCACTGTCTCAATTATTGGAAATCACAATGCATTCAGCTTAATACAGGATCTAGGCACTGATCATCCTCCACTGGTATCTTCTGGGAGCTGGAAAAGAAGACCAGTGAGAGCAGACGTCACTTAGTGCAACTTTATGACTGATAGCGTAATATGACAGGATATTTAACATATTCCTACTACAATGTAGCTGCGGAAAACTAACTTCGGTGTGGTATATGTATCCTCTTTCTTAGGCTTATGAGTAACGTTTATCCAAATACAAATAGCAGACAAATTCATTCTAAGCTGACGGGGAGAACCTCGTTTTAGCGCATCTGCTCAGTCTTTAGCGGCACAGCGGCCCCCTGGTAGCGCTAACatcaatgctaatatgctaGCAAGCTGCCATCCGACTGTGCAGATATCCGCGTCTGCTCACATGGGCAGCGAGCCTGAAAACAGTTTAGTACAGAAATGCTTACCGATAAATATGACACGGCTGTTTCCTATCAGGCACCTGACTAAGTTACCTTTCTAAATTATTTTAATTCTCGACAAGCCGCCATCCTGCCACAATTGCAGCCCCGCCATCTTGACGAAAACCACAGCGGCAAAACCAACTCAGACTCCGCCTCCCAGTACCAGCTTTTTCCATAATTGATCGATCAGTGGGCGAATCACAACGTTCTGTTCGTGATACAATTCAACCAATAAGATAACAGCCCCATAAATTATGTCCAATGAGCAACATGTTAACACACAAACGTCAGAATAGCCAAGAAATGAAGAATGGGAATGTTGTTCTGAATGACTTCACTTCACGGCGGATTGactattttttaatttaatttataaacataaatatgtaaGAAACAGCATGAAAGTATAATCGGCACAGGCTCTGAGCCACTGACTAGAGTCAACTGCAATATATGTACAGAAGCCAAACAACTAGAAGTAAGCAAAGACCTGAAATAATTGTTAATGTATACTGAAAATACACCAACAATAATCACGGACTTGGATTGTCAGGTGGGTATATGCAAGGTTTACTTACAAGTCTGTAGAAGCTGCGATTGCATTGCCCTTTAGCAAATTAAAGATGCTGCTTGGTCTGTGATGTATCTGAAAGCTAaacttaaataaatgtttttcacTGATGTCCAAGCTGCTTTCATCTGACACATCAATGTCAAACATACCAGGTGTCTCTCTAAACACTGCACTTGTGGTCTCATAGAGTGAACTTGTTTATATAGTTTTAATTCATTCTGTCACCACCAGTGTCTATGAAGGTAAAGGGCTGACATGACAGTGTCCCATGAATTGGAAATTTGGTGTTGTGAGGGGCAGACTGCACGAGGATCACGTGAATGGCATTATCTCAAATTGCCAGTTGGGGTCACTCTTCACTAACAGTAGTACATCAGTGACAAAGCGCAGCAGCTGAAACCCAGATTTTTTCAGTAAAAGTTAATTTATTTTGGCCATGTGGCTTTatcacaggagacattttgatTTTCCATCGTTGGACAAACACATGTGTTCCTAATATGATTAACAAGGccacagaaagcaaagaagcTGAATGGAATTCAGTACTTTTCTGACTGTGACATGTCAGAATGTcatctgtgaaaaaggcctgtaGACGTTTTGTAGTGAGTAAAGGCCACCGTGCACTGCCTGGGACAGCCACACCAAAACCTGACAGCAGATCAAAGTATgtatggacaaaaaaaaaaaatgtattcaaaagtCCTATAGAGTGTGGATTCCTCTGCTTTTAAGAAGCACCTCAAGAATCGACATTCACTGAAGGGATGGCTGGTTAGGCGCATTCTCATTGAAATAATACTCTACACACAAAATAGTGGAAATAAATGCctggaagcacaaacacaccagagccagctgtctgtctgacacagAGTGTCATGCTGAAATCATCTGACAGGTGCATGAACATATGCTGTTACTGAAAaattggtgtgtttgtgtattaatGCCAGCAGTCATTATATGGTACGTCAAACTTGAGTGTTCAgataaattgtttttattgtaaagcagCTGTAAAATGCATCGTTCTACCAATGGAAGCGGGCAGAGATCCAGTACCTGAAACTATTTGTATTCAACGCTGAAATGTCTGCTGTAATCAACACTACTGTTGTGCAGGGCCGGGGCAGATCTTATGAATTACCTGCTATCTGTCTTCATCATTACCTGTAATCAGAAATTTAAAAGTGGAAACTGTAATTTATGACAATTACTGTGATCTTCAATCAGATTACACATCATCTGGAAAAATGCTGGTGACTCCATGAATTACTATTgtgcaaaacagaaaatcatttgCGGGATTTTTATGCTaaattactgtttttaaatgtgagcCAGTGGTTTGTGCATAAAGAGTGCAGTCACTCCATATAACAAATTCAAAGGACACAACCTGACGCCAACAAGAATAAATTAGATTGCATTAAAATACCCTTGTGCACAATGTTACTGATAGCAGTTCAAAGCAGGACGCCAGCCATTTGTCATGGTTTAGACTTTTTGGAGCAGCCCAACTTTTTTTTGTGACATGTAGATAAAATATTTTCCTGATGAAATTCTGAATGTTCTTTGGCAATCTTTTACATTAGCACACATTTCCAAAAGATGCATCTTAAATTAAATCAAGAGTAAGAAACACACGACACTGATGTCGATGAAGCAGCTAGCGCCGACTGGCTGAAGAAAAAGTGCAGATGAGTCTTCATGTTCACAAAGCTGCTCCGAcgaagagcagctggaggagaggggtgGGAGGCGGAGGCGGGGGTGATGGAAGGAAAGGTGATGCAGAAAGGCACAGAGCTGGTTTCCTCCATCGTGTCTTCACACCTGCAGTTTGAACTGGAAGGAACTGGTGCTCCAGTTGCTTGTGTCACAGTTGAGCATGGTGCGTTCTGTGAAGGTCACGTTACCTTCTGCGTCTATCAGGATAATTGTATTGGTCCTGAATGGGCAGGGACGCGGGggacacaagcaaacaaagaccaGAAATATACaattaataaaactgaaaatgacacaaaatcaaAGAACACGACAGGTGGCAAGAGTAACACTGAGGGTCAATTTCACGTTCAAGGTATTTTGCAAGCACCCGCAACAAGAATGAGCAGGCAGTGGCAGACAGTGCCGTGCTTAAGGATACTTCGATGTCAACTCTCTGACATTTTGGGTACCGGACAGTCTCTGTACAGTGCTGATAATcccctttcatttcttttctgtggATGATTGATTTTTGTGTACCAGCAGCTCTCTGTATGATCCTTCAGGCGAGCACAGCTCTGTCAGTCACCTCAGGCAGATACAAACTGCGAGCAGAGGTTTGGCGTGGGTGGAAGATACTGACCTTGTGCCATAATGAGGAGAGCGAACACACACCGCTGACAGAGCCTGGATTAAGGCCTTGCTGTAACCAGCACCCTGGCTCTCCTGAACTGGATCAGGTGTGTTCCTGTGAAACAAACCCACAACAAAAACCTTAGATATCTGTCTTGTCTGTTATATTGCCTGTGCAGTACATTTAAGTCAGTAATCAACTGATGCATCATATCCATTAAACATGACTTGTACAAACAACAGCTGCACAAATGGTCCCTCAACCTGAACTGTTGCAGCTCTGTGCTTTCAGTTGCTCAACAGAGAATATTTTTCTTAAATCTGGGTCTTTGCATGAATAGCAATCATTTCTGTCACTTATGAAAAACCTTTCCCCTAACAATCTCTTGTTGACGGCAAACACAGCTTTGCTACagaatgcacattttaaacaaaacatcacTTTGACCCGATTACCTCAACCATGTATTTGGAAATAAAAATGCACTTCAATAAAATGGAAAAGTTGCACAATGCCTACTGCGTTGTTTCTCCATTAATGAAACAGCCGGTTAGCTTATCTGAGCTGTAAGATTGGAAACAGGtagcctgcctctgtccaaTGATATCAAACTCTGCCCTCCAGCACCTCATATCTTAGTTGTATAAAtactgaaaagtaaaaaaagctTTGGTTTGACTGGGGGTTTGTGCCAAAATACTTCTTGGCTGGGCACATGGACTTCCTGGACTCTCCAGTCACCTGACAACCTCATATTGATGACAAGATAAAACcacaatttgttgtttttacacttgttacagcttcatatttaccgtGCAGATATGAAAGCTTTATTGATCGTCTCATCCAGTTCttagcaagaaagtgaataatcgtatttcccaaaatgtcaatatGTTTGTTACACCCTTCTGGCAGCACATAACACCATGCAAAAGACTGTGTTATTAAGAGGAACCAACACTGGATGCAGCGAAAAGCCCTGACACAGTATCTGTGAAGTCTGGCATTTTCCAGGGACTCTGTGCAGCTCCGTGCATCCTGAATCAATCAGTGTTTGACCCCACATACGGCACCTGACCTGGTACAATTCTGCAATGTTCATTATCAACAGCACTAGTGGCTGTAGATGGAATTAACCAATATTCATGACACCATCAGTGGCAATTCACCCATATTCAACTCACAGACTTGCTTCACATCCAAAATCAAGCCTTTAAATTACTAAAAAAGTATTATCATGAGGTTATTTAGAACATAAAATCAAGATGAAATGTTGTTGTTATGACGTGTTTAACCAGGTGTTCACCACTCACAGTTCCTCATTATTGAGGACGCCGAGAAGCTCTTGCACCAGTCCGTCGCAGGACAGGGATTGGTCACTGACGACGCTGCTGAAGTGACGCTTGCCTTGCAGCAGTTTCCTCCATGGAGTATCCAGCAGTGAATTACTTAAGCCGTAGATTCCTGCTGAGGGGCaagtgaaaaatacaaatacacacacgaaTAAGCGTTGTTCAGGCAATCTGAGAGCCACATCAACGTGGAAATGTCAGGCTAAAAAGACGGGGGCAAAGGCCACGAGGAgagttaaaatgtgaaatgaaccGTTTCTACAGCaaccacattaaaaacacagacctGGTTTTAGATGGATGGGTTCAGGGCTGCCTCTGTTTCCATAGTAACACACAGTGTCTTGTTTGGCTCTGCACGGGACACAGTAAGATGGAAAATTAGAGACTGCATTTAGCGATGATTAGACTTGTTTGTGTCTAATTATGAAGGCTGTGTCAAGAGTCATAATGTGTCTGTGCTCTTGAAATAAACGCAAATACAGCAGTGTTCAAAGGAGCACTCCTGCGGGAATCGTGTAAAATGGGTGCTCAGGGTGGAAGAGAATATCAACAGTGCACCATACAGTGTTCTTTAATGATTGATTTTCTTTGCAGTCCTGGAAAAGAGGAATTAAGACGCTGGTTTCATTTGTACAGACAATTCAAATGGGAAAATACCTAACACCGCGGTTAATTGCAGCATTTAAATCTATCCTAAAGGAACAACTGGGTAAAATTAAAGCTTCAAAATACAAATTAGTGCTGCAAACACCTTTGACTACCACAAAACCCTTTAGTTACGGTGTTAGATCTCTTTGCAAagtcctcagttagagggaaTTTATTCAGTCTGAAAAATCTGTCTGACATCAAGGGCATCTGTGACGGCTTTGGTACAGGAGAGTGAATAATAAATTATGACCAAATCCTTTGAACCAGCAGGGGAATGAATTTTTTGATGTCAATTTTATGACAGCCATACCAGTGGCATCAGTCAATCTGAAATGTGGTGCAACACTGCTTCAACATCTAACTTGGAAAGTTTCCCAGTCAATAGCTGGCAAGGCAGGAACAGAATATGCTGCTGGGCTTGTAGCTCTGCCACACGCTGTACCGGATAGTTTTAAACACCCAAATCCAAACCAGCCTTTGGTCTATACCACTGATCACCATAAGCAGAAAACGCCAGCCACAGCACTCATTAATGACTTCCTAACAGGTGTTTAGAGCTGAGACGAGCTGATTGACAGAATATTGAGTGGCAGCTATTTTGATCATCGATAAAATGTTTGATTCACGTCTCAAACAGGAATGCCAAACATTCGATTGTTCCATGTGCAGCTTTTCTCAGCTTTATATTACTGCAAGTCAATAACGTTCAATTATTTGCTTATCAGGCAACGATGAAATGCCTGTCCTTGTTTTCCTCAGCCAAATGGAAAGGAAGCAGTGAGGGCCAAGCCACAAAGGCAGAATGATGTAAGAGATGCCGTGACATGACAACACATATGCCAGCATGTAGAATTTAAAATGTAGGTGGTGACTCATCGGATCTCAGTCATCAGTTTCTATCTTGTACATCGTAATTCACTCCACGCTTTCCTCAGGGATGTTCCCATGCCTTTTCAACCTCAGCAAACTCAAGACTGAGGGAATGACAGGATGACACAGACTCTCTCAcgccacacacactctcatgttCGTTCCCTACAAATGATTAGTGCTGCTCTCGCTCTGCAGAGGTCATCCCTGACTGTTTGCATAAGGATCCCTGCGTCTTGGGTACATTTCCTGGAGCGGAGCACTTTCTAAAGGCAGGGCAGCTGCGAGAGATCCCTCAAAGCCGCAGGTTGGCATTACGCTATCTCTCTGACAACAACAAAGCCCTCGATATTGTTTCCAGCTTGTATCCAAACGCAGCTGAACAGTGTGAATAAACAACTGCGTTTTCTGTGTTCCTATGGTGACCATGGACACAGCAGCACTGGCCAATGTTGATTCGGGTGATAGCGCTCACccctcacacatgcatgtgcacggTAGCTGCTCAATGCGAACCAGATGGCACCGTAACCTGAAGGGAAATGGAAGAATCTCTGAAGCGTTTACCTGTTGTTGGCTCTGCTGTGGGCAAACACAATGTCTGAAGTACTATTTTCCACTTGGTATTGCAACTTGAACTCGACAATACCTTAAAGGCCCGGTGTCTACGTATGTACACACTTTGCCTGTGATGTGCATCAAATTGAGCGTGGTGGTAGCAGGTGGAGGATTTGCAGAGAAACAGCTCCATTTCTGCTATTTGAAACTGGCTGGAATATTGAAAGTCCCATCAGGTGTGCTGTGGGTTGATTTGGGCTGAGATGAGGGAACAGCAGGGGGTCAAGGCCACTGGGCAGAGAGAGAACGAGGAGGGAAGAGTCGAAAACAGGCTTTGTCAGATCTCAGTCAGAGAAGTAATCAGTATGCTGGCTGGGAGACGTTCTAATGAAGAGCGCTCTATACCGAGGCTGCAGAGCAGTTTCCCCATCGCCAGCTGTGGTGTAGTTGCCTGGAGATGGTTGGATGAGCTTTCAATATCATCAGTTCAGAATGTAGATAGGCACGGTGGTGTTCGCTCCTTGGTAATGACAACATGTACTCTTGTATCCAatcacacacatctgtgcatgtacacccacacatgcagacattaaAGGCATGAAATGGGGGAAAACACTGGATATGTCTGGTATTTTGTTTGTAATAATTTTTAGACATGTTAGCGTCACAGCTCTATGGATGGCAATGCTATGTTTGGATACACAGTAAAAATGAGGACTTTGAATCATTATAGACATATCAATGTGGTACCCTATTTCAATTTCATCAGCTACTGTATACGACCGCAAGGTGAACACTGACTTGATAAATAGAACAAAAATACCATAATGTTCTTATGTAACTTAAGTAATAAAATCACACATGACCTAGAAAAACTGGCCTATCAAAAATCAGCCTACAGTGGATCAGATGGAAAGACAAATGCTGGAAAAAGTAGCGGGATTCAGATCTCCTGATGATGTAAAATATGACCCCATGCTAACAACCGTAAAGCCAAAATCaacattattttgatttttgtagCAATTTTTGCACATCTGGACTCACTCACTGAACAATGCAGGCTATATTTGAGCTATTTACCGCGAACACCGACTGCTAATTCTATTCAGTGAATTCCTGACAGGTAATCTTACTAGTGCTTGGAAAAATCAAATACTGATAGCAGTTCCTCTTGCTGATGTTGAAAGTTCATCCACCCTTGATACTCCACCCCTGGAATG from Chaetodon trifascialis isolate fChaTrf1 chromosome 6, fChaTrf1.hap1, whole genome shotgun sequence includes the following:
- the tango2 gene encoding transport and Golgi organization protein 2 homolog isoform X1, which translates into the protein MCIIFFKFDPRPASKNAYRLILAANRDEVYNRPSKAADFWGTNSEILSGLDLEYGKEGGSWLGISKRGKLAAITNYMEGRPNPDAQGRGFLVSNYLMDKDQDSYSYLKKVSSEGHLYNGFNLITAEFKAKQDTVCYYGNRGSPEPIHLKPAGIYGLSNSLLDTPWRKLLQGKRHFSSVVSDQSLSCDGLVQELLGVLNNEELNTPDPVQESQGAGYSKALIQALSAVCVRSPHYGTRTNTIILIDAEGNVTFTERTMLNCDTSNWSTSSFQFKLQV
- the tango2 gene encoding transport and Golgi organization protein 2 homolog isoform X2 — translated: MCIIFFKFDPRPASKNAYRLILAANRDEVYNRPSKAADFWGTNSEILSGLDLEYGKEGGSWLGISKRGKLAAITNYMEGRPNPDAQGRGFLVSNYLMDKDQDSYSYLKKVSSEGHLYNGFNLITAEFKAKQDTVCYYGNRGSPEPIHLKPGIYGLSNSLLDTPWRKLLQGKRHFSSVVSDQSLSCDGLVQELLGVLNNEELNTPDPVQESQGAGYSKALIQALSAVCVRSPHYGTRTNTIILIDAEGNVTFTERTMLNCDTSNWSTSSFQFKLQV